A section of the Pseudomonas sp. FP453 genome encodes:
- a CDS encoding efflux RND transporter permease subunit has product MSKFFIDRPIFAWVIALVIMLVGALSILKLPINQYPAIAPTAIDIQVTYPGASAQTVQDTVVQVIEQQLNGIDNLRYVASDSNSDGSMTITATFNQGTNPDIAQVQVQNKLNLATPLLPQEVQQQGIRVTKSVKNFLMVIGLVSEDGSMTKDDLSNYIVSNIQDPISRTAGVGDFQVFGSQYAMRIWLDPAKLNNYQLTPVDVSSAIAAQNVQVATGQLGGLPALPGTQLNATIIGKTRLQTAEEFGKILMKVNADGSQVRLRDVARIELGGQNYSISAQFNGKPASGMAIKLASGANALDTAKAIRATVASLEPFFPPGMKAVVPYDTTPVVTESISGVVHTLVEAIVLVFLVMFLFLQNFRATIITTMTVPVVLLGTFGILAAFGFTINTLTMFGMILAIGLLVDDAIVVVENVERVMAEEHLSPKEATVKSMGQIQGALVGIALVLSAVLLPMAFFGGSTGVIYKQFSITIVSAMALSVLVALIFTPALCATMLKPIDPEKHGQPKRGFFGWFNRTFDRGVLSYERGVGNMIKHKFPAFFVYLVIVLGMVWLFTRIPSAFLPEEDQGVIFAQVQTPVGSSAERTQKVIDDMRAFLLHDKEGEPGEGKAVKSVFTVNGFNFAGRGQSSGLAFVMLKPWDERDASMSVFEVAKRAQGYFFGAFKDAMVFAIVPPSVLELGNATGFDVFLQDQGGVGHEKLMEARNQFLGMAAQSKILAGVRPNGVNDEPQYELTVDDEKASAQGITLSSINQTLAIALGGSYVNDFIDRGRVKKVYVQGEAAGRMSPEDLDKWFVRSDSGKMVPMSAISSGKWIFGSPKLSRYNGVAAMEILGTPAPGYSTGDAMAEVERIAKQLPAGVGYAWTGLSYEERLSGSQAPALYALSLLVVFLCLAALYESWSIPIAVVLVVPLGVVGALIATSMRGLSNDVFFQVGLLVTVGLAAKNAILIVEFAKELHEQGKGIVEAAIEASRMRLRPIIMTSMAFILGVLPLAISSGAGSGSQHAIGTGVIGGMITATVLAIFWVPLFFATVSAAGERKKTEPTETHKEAGL; this is encoded by the coding sequence ATGTCGAAATTTTTTATCGACCGTCCCATTTTCGCCTGGGTAATTGCCCTGGTGATCATGCTGGTCGGGGCACTGTCGATCCTGAAGTTGCCCATCAACCAATACCCGGCCATTGCGCCGACAGCCATCGACATCCAGGTGACCTACCCAGGCGCGTCCGCACAAACCGTGCAGGACACCGTGGTGCAGGTCATCGAGCAACAGCTCAACGGTATCGACAACCTGCGTTATGTCGCCTCGGACAGTAACTCCGACGGCAGCATGACCATCACCGCGACGTTCAACCAGGGTACCAACCCGGACATCGCTCAGGTTCAGGTGCAGAACAAGCTGAACCTGGCGACCCCACTGCTGCCGCAAGAAGTGCAGCAGCAGGGTATCCGCGTGACCAAGTCGGTGAAGAACTTCCTGATGGTGATCGGTCTGGTGTCGGAAGACGGCAGCATGACCAAGGACGACCTGTCCAACTACATCGTGTCCAACATCCAGGACCCGATTTCCCGGACGGCAGGTGTAGGTGACTTCCAGGTCTTCGGTTCGCAGTACGCCATGCGTATCTGGCTCGACCCGGCCAAGCTGAACAACTACCAGTTGACCCCGGTCGACGTCAGCAGCGCCATCGCTGCGCAGAACGTGCAGGTGGCCACCGGCCAGCTGGGCGGCCTGCCTGCCCTGCCCGGCACCCAGCTGAACGCGACCATCATCGGCAAGACCCGTCTGCAAACCGCAGAAGAGTTCGGCAAGATCCTGATGAAGGTCAACGCCGACGGCTCGCAAGTTCGCCTGCGTGACGTTGCGCGCATCGAACTGGGCGGCCAGAACTACAGCATCAGTGCCCAGTTCAACGGCAAGCCGGCTTCCGGCATGGCGATCAAACTGGCATCGGGCGCCAACGCCCTGGACACCGCCAAGGCCATCCGTGCCACCGTGGCGTCCCTGGAACCGTTCTTCCCGCCAGGCATGAAGGCGGTGGTGCCGTATGACACCACCCCGGTGGTGACCGAATCGATCTCCGGTGTAGTCCACACCCTGGTCGAAGCGATCGTCCTGGTGTTCCTGGTGATGTTCCTGTTCCTGCAGAACTTCCGCGCCACCATCATCACCACCATGACCGTACCGGTGGTATTGCTGGGCACGTTCGGCATCCTCGCGGCGTTTGGTTTCACCATCAATACCCTGACCATGTTCGGCATGATCCTCGCCATCGGCTTGCTGGTGGATGACGCCATCGTCGTGGTGGAAAACGTCGAGCGGGTAATGGCCGAGGAACACTTGTCGCCCAAGGAGGCGACGGTCAAGTCCATGGGCCAGATCCAGGGCGCCCTGGTGGGTATCGCGCTGGTGCTGTCGGCGGTATTGCTGCCAATGGCCTTCTTCGGCGGCTCCACCGGTGTGATCTACAAACAGTTCTCCATCACCATTGTTTCGGCGATGGCGCTGTCGGTACTGGTTGCCCTGATCTTCACCCCGGCCTTGTGCGCCACCATGCTCAAGCCGATCGACCCGGAAAAGCACGGCCAACCCAAGCGTGGTTTCTTCGGCTGGTTCAACCGCACCTTCGACCGTGGCGTACTGAGCTACGAGCGCGGTGTGGGCAACATGATCAAGCACAAATTCCCGGCGTTTTTTGTGTACCTGGTCATCGTGCTCGGCATGGTCTGGTTGTTCACCCGCATTCCAAGCGCGTTCCTCCCGGAAGAAGACCAGGGCGTGATCTTCGCCCAGGTGCAAACCCCGGTTGGCTCGTCGGCTGAACGTACGCAGAAAGTCATCGACGACATGCGCGCCTTCCTGCTGCACGACAAGGAAGGCGAGCCAGGCGAAGGCAAGGCTGTGAAGTCGGTGTTTACCGTCAACGGCTTCAACTTCGCCGGCCGTGGCCAGAGCTCGGGCCTGGCGTTCGTGATGCTCAAGCCATGGGATGAGCGTGACGCGTCCATGTCCGTGTTCGAAGTGGCCAAGCGTGCCCAGGGTTACTTCTTCGGTGCCTTCAAGGACGCCATGGTGTTCGCCATCGTGCCGCCGTCGGTACTGGAATTGGGTAACGCCACTGGCTTCGACGTGTTCCTGCAAGACCAGGGCGGCGTCGGCCACGAAAAACTGATGGAAGCGCGTAACCAGTTCCTCGGCATGGCCGCACAAAGCAAGATCCTGGCAGGCGTGCGTCCGAACGGCGTGAACGATGAGCCGCAGTACGAGCTGACCGTTGACGACGAGAAGGCCAGTGCCCAAGGCATCACCCTGTCTAGCATCAACCAGACCCTGGCGATTGCCCTGGGTGGCAGCTACGTCAACGACTTCATCGACCGTGGTCGGGTGAAGAAGGTGTACGTGCAGGGCGAGGCCGCTGGCCGCATGTCGCCGGAAGACCTCGACAAATGGTTCGTGCGCAGCGACTCCGGGAAGATGGTGCCGATGTCGGCCATTTCCTCGGGCAAGTGGATCTTCGGTTCGCCGAAACTCTCGCGCTACAACGGTGTAGCGGCGATGGAAATCCTCGGCACCCCGGCACCGGGCTACAGCACCGGTGACGCCATGGCCGAAGTCGAGCGCATCGCCAAGCAATTGCCGGCGGGTGTCGGCTATGCGTGGACCGGTCTGTCGTACGAAGAACGCCTGTCCGGCTCCCAGGCGCCGGCGCTGTACGCACTGTCGCTGCTGGTGGTGTTCCTGTGCCTCGCGGCGCTGTACGAAAGCTGGTCGATCCCGATTGCGGTAGTGCTGGTAGTGCCGCTGGGTGTGGTCGGGGCGTTGATCGCCACGAGCATGCGCGGGTTGTCCAACGACGTGTTCTTCCAGGTGGGCTTGCTGGTGACGGTGGGCCTGGCGGCGAAAAACGCCATCCTGATCGTCGAGTTCGCCAAGGAGTTGCACGAGCAAGGCAAAGGCATTGTCGAGGCGGCCATCGAGGCGTCCCGTATGCGTCTGCGGCCGATCATCATGACGTCCATGGCGTTCATCCTCGGCGTATTGCCGCTGGCGATTTCCTCGGGCGCCGGCTCGGGCAGCCAGCACGCGATTGGTACCGGCGTTATCGGCGGTATGATCACGGCCACTGTCCTGGCGATCTTCTGGGTGCCACTGTTCTTTGCAACCGTGTCCGCCGCAGGCGAGCGTAAAAAGACTGAACCTACTGAAACCCATAAAGAGGCTGGCCTATGA
- a CDS encoding efflux RND transporter periplasmic adaptor subunit: MQLKPAVTALVTAVALASLLSGCKKEEAAPPAQTPQVGVVTIQPQAFTLTSELPGRTTAYRIAEVRPQVNGIILKRLFKEGGDVKEGQQLYQIDPSVYDATLKSAQASLTQTKSISDRYKQLVDEQAVSRQEYDTAVANRMTAEANVQTAQINVRYTKVFAPISGRIGRSSVTEGALVSNGQTDAMAVIQQLDPIYVDVTQSSAEMLKLRRDLESGQLEKAGANAAKVKLTLEDGTDYNQDGKLEFSEVSVDQTTGSVTLRAVFPNPDHTLLPGMFVHAQLQAGVNSKAILAPQQGVTRDIKGIPTALVVNKDNKVEQRTLVANRTSGAYWLVEKGLDAGDRVITEGLQFIKPGIEVKVKDADNAKPAGTVAAPAATTGKGE; this comes from the coding sequence ATGCAACTTAAGCCAGCTGTTACCGCTCTGGTCACTGCCGTCGCCCTGGCATCGCTGCTCAGCGGATGTAAAAAGGAAGAAGCGGCTCCGCCCGCTCAAACCCCTCAGGTCGGCGTGGTCACCATTCAACCGCAAGCCTTTACCCTGACGTCCGAGCTGCCAGGCCGCACCACCGCCTACCGCATTGCGGAAGTTCGCCCACAGGTCAACGGCATCATTCTCAAGCGCCTGTTCAAGGAAGGCGGCGACGTGAAGGAAGGGCAACAGCTCTACCAGATCGACCCGTCGGTGTATGACGCCACCCTGAAAAGCGCACAAGCCAGCCTCACGCAGACCAAGTCCATCTCCGACCGCTACAAGCAGTTGGTCGATGAGCAAGCCGTCAGCCGCCAGGAATACGACACCGCCGTCGCCAACCGCATGACCGCCGAAGCCAACGTGCAAACCGCCCAGATCAACGTGCGCTACACCAAGGTGTTCGCGCCGATCTCCGGGCGTATCGGCCGTTCTTCGGTGACCGAAGGCGCGCTGGTCAGCAATGGCCAGACCGATGCCATGGCCGTGATCCAGCAACTGGACCCGATCTACGTCGACGTCACCCAGTCTTCGGCAGAAATGCTGAAACTGCGCCGCGACCTGGAAAGCGGCCAGCTGGAAAAAGCCGGCGCCAATGCCGCCAAGGTCAAGCTGACCCTGGAAGACGGTACCGACTACAACCAGGACGGCAAACTGGAATTCTCCGAAGTGTCGGTGGACCAGACCACCGGTTCCGTGACCCTGCGCGCCGTGTTCCCCAACCCTGACCACACCCTGCTGCCGGGCATGTTCGTGCACGCCCAGTTGCAAGCCGGTGTGAACAGCAAGGCCATCCTCGCCCCGCAGCAAGGCGTGACCCGCGACATCAAGGGCATCCCGACCGCGCTGGTGGTGAACAAGGACAACAAGGTCGAGCAACGCACCCTGGTTGCCAACCGCACCAGCGGCGCCTACTGGCTGGTGGAAAAAGGCCTCGACGCCGGTGACCGCGTGATCACCGAAGGCCTGCAATTCATCAAGCCGGGCATCGAAGTCAAGGTCAAGGACGCCGATAACGCCAAGCCTGCTGGAACGGTTGCTGCGCCTGCTGCCACTACGGGCAAAGGGGAGTAA
- a CDS encoding TetR family transcriptional regulator — MVRRTKEEAQETRSQILQAAEQAFYERGVARTTLADIAALAGVTRGAIYWHFSNKSDLLQALLDTLHEPLDELARASESEDELDPLGCMRKLLIHLFHQVALDPKTRRINEILFHKCEFTDEMCDMRRQRQTHSLECNLRIGLTLRNAVHRGQLPENLDTTRGAVCIHAYINGLIGQWLLVPDSFQLHQDAERWVDTGLDMLRLSPSLRN; from the coding sequence ATGGTTCGTCGCACCAAAGAGGAAGCTCAGGAAACGCGCAGCCAGATTCTCCAAGCCGCCGAGCAGGCCTTCTATGAGCGCGGTGTGGCGCGCACCACCCTGGCGGACATCGCTGCGTTGGCGGGCGTGACCCGGGGCGCCATCTATTGGCACTTCAGCAACAAGTCCGACTTGCTCCAGGCGTTGCTCGACACCCTGCACGAGCCGCTGGACGAACTGGCCCGCGCCAGCGAGAGCGAGGACGAACTCGACCCGCTCGGCTGCATGCGCAAGCTGTTGATCCATCTGTTTCATCAAGTGGCCCTGGACCCGAAGACCCGGCGCATCAATGAGATTTTGTTTCATAAGTGCGAATTCACCGATGAAATGTGCGACATGCGCCGGCAGCGCCAGACCCACAGCCTAGAGTGCAATCTGCGTATCGGCTTGACCCTGCGCAATGCCGTGCATCGTGGCCAGCTACCGGAAAACCTCGACACCACCCGTGGTGCCGTGTGCATTCATGCCTATATCAACGGGCTGATTGGCCAGTGGCTGCTGGTCCCTGACAGTTTCCAATTGCATCAGGACGCCGAGCGCTGGGTTGATACCGGGCTCGACATGCTGCGCCTGAGCCCTAGCCTGCGCAATTGA
- a CDS encoding alkene reductase produces MTTIFDPITLGDLELSNRIIMAPLTRCRADAGRVPNALMAEYYVQRASAGLILSEATSVTPLGVGYPDTPGIWSNDQVRGWANVTKAIHGAGGKIFLQLWHVGRISHESYLNGETPVAPSAIQPKGHVSLVRPLADYPTPRALETAEIADIVDAYRTGAENAKAAGFDGVEIHGANGYLLDQFLQSSTNKRTDQYGGSLENRARLLLEVTDAAIEVWGAGRVGVHLAPRADSHDMGDDNLAETFTYVASELGKRGIAFICSREKEAGDSLGPQLKKAFGGVYIANERFTKDSANAWLAEGKADAVAWGVPFIANPDLPARLKADAPLNDARPDTFYSKGPVGYIDYPTLAI; encoded by the coding sequence ATGACGACTATTTTCGACCCGATCACACTGGGCGACCTGGAACTGTCCAACCGCATCATCATGGCGCCGCTGACCCGCTGCCGTGCCGACGCGGGTCGTGTGCCCAACGCGCTGATGGCCGAGTATTACGTGCAACGCGCTTCCGCCGGACTGATCCTCAGCGAAGCCACCTCGGTGACCCCGCTGGGCGTGGGCTACCCGGACACGCCAGGCATCTGGTCCAACGACCAGGTGCGTGGCTGGGCCAACGTGACCAAGGCGATCCACGGCGCGGGCGGCAAGATTTTCCTGCAACTGTGGCATGTGGGCCGTATCTCCCATGAGTCGTACCTGAACGGCGAAACCCCGGTGGCGCCGAGCGCGATCCAGCCCAAGGGCCACGTCAGCCTGGTGCGCCCACTGGCCGACTACCCGACGCCACGCGCCCTGGAAACCGCGGAAATCGCCGACATCGTCGACGCCTACCGCACCGGTGCCGAGAACGCCAAGGCCGCCGGCTTCGACGGCGTGGAAATCCATGGCGCCAACGGCTACCTGCTGGACCAGTTCCTGCAAAGCAGCACGAACAAACGTACCGACCAGTACGGCGGCTCCCTGGAAAACCGTGCACGCCTGCTGCTGGAAGTGACCGACGCCGCCATTGAAGTCTGGGGCGCCGGCCGCGTGGGTGTGCATTTGGCACCGCGTGCCGACTCCCACGACATGGGCGATGACAACCTGGCAGAAACCTTTACCTACGTGGCCAGCGAACTGGGCAAGCGTGGCATCGCGTTCATCTGCTCGCGCGAGAAAGAAGCCGGCGACAGCCTCGGCCCGCAATTGAAGAAGGCGTTTGGCGGCGTGTACATCGCCAACGAGCGCTTCACCAAGGACAGCGCCAACGCCTGGCTGGCCGAAGGTAAAGCGGATGCCGTGGCCTGGGGCGTACCGTTCATTGCCAACCCGGACTTGCCGGCCCGCTTGAAAGCCGATGCGCCACTCAACGATGCGCGCCCGGATACCTTCTACAGCAAGGGCCCGGTGGGTTACATCGACTACCCGACGCTGGCGATCTGA
- a CDS encoding MFS transporter, with the protein MPLSLLILALSAFAIGTTEFVIMGLLPDVAADLGVSIPGAGWLVTGYALGVAIGAPFMALATAKLPRKAALVALMGIFIVGNLLCALASDYNVLMFARVVTALCHGAFFGIGSVVAANLVPANKRASAVALMFTGLTLANVLGVPLGTALGQAAGWRSTFWAVTVIGVVALIGLIRFLPAKRDEEKLDMRAELAALKGAGIWLSLTMTALFSASMFTLFTYVAPLLGDVTGISPKGVTWTLLLIGLGLTLGNIIGGKLADKRLAATLIGVFISMAVISTALTWTSVAVIPTEITLFLWATAAFAAVPALQINVVTFGKAAPNLVSTLNIGAFNIGNALGAWVGGSVIAHGFGLTSVPLAAGALAILALLVTLITFRQNGDADLAPATH; encoded by the coding sequence ATGCCCCTCTCGCTACTCATCCTGGCCCTGAGCGCCTTCGCCATCGGCACCACCGAGTTCGTCATCATGGGCTTGCTGCCCGATGTGGCGGCAGACCTCGGCGTGTCGATCCCCGGCGCCGGCTGGCTGGTCACCGGCTACGCCCTCGGCGTGGCCATTGGTGCGCCGTTCATGGCACTGGCCACCGCCAAGCTGCCGCGCAAGGCCGCACTGGTAGCGTTGATGGGCATCTTTATCGTCGGCAACCTGCTCTGCGCCCTGGCCAGTGACTACAACGTGCTGATGTTTGCCCGTGTGGTCACTGCGTTGTGCCACGGTGCGTTCTTCGGCATCGGTTCGGTGGTCGCGGCCAACCTGGTGCCGGCCAACAAGCGCGCGTCGGCCGTGGCCTTGATGTTCACCGGCTTGACCCTGGCCAACGTCCTCGGCGTGCCGCTGGGCACTGCACTGGGCCAGGCGGCGGGCTGGCGCTCGACGTTCTGGGCGGTCACCGTGATTGGTGTGGTGGCGCTGATCGGCTTGATCCGCTTCCTGCCGGCCAAGCGTGACGAAGAAAAACTCGACATGCGCGCCGAACTGGCGGCCCTCAAGGGCGCCGGCATCTGGTTGTCGCTGACCATGACCGCGCTGTTCTCCGCGTCGATGTTCACCCTCTTCACCTACGTCGCGCCGCTGCTGGGCGATGTCACCGGCATCTCGCCCAAAGGCGTGACCTGGACCCTGTTGCTGATCGGCCTGGGCCTGACCTTGGGCAATATCATCGGCGGCAAGCTGGCGGACAAGCGCCTGGCAGCCACCTTGATCGGCGTGTTTATCAGCATGGCGGTGATCTCCACCGCGCTGACCTGGACCAGCGTCGCCGTGATCCCGACGGAAATCACCCTGTTCCTGTGGGCCACCGCCGCATTTGCCGCTGTGCCGGCGCTGCAAATCAACGTGGTGACCTTTGGCAAGGCCGCACCGAACCTGGTGTCCACCCTGAACATCGGCGCCTTCAACATCGGCAACGCCCTCGGCGCCTGGGTCGGCGGCAGTGTGATTGCCCACGGTTTCGGCCTGACCAGCGTGCCATTGGCCGCCGGTGCGCTGGCGATCCTCGCGCTGCTGGTGACCTTGATTACTTTCCGTCAGAACGGCGATGCCGACCTGGCCCCTGCGACCCACTGA
- a CDS encoding helix-turn-helix transcriptional regulator encodes MSIDLDEIIKALAHPVRRDILNWLKDPKVQFPEQLHNHEYGICAGQIDQRCGLSQSTVSAHLATLQRAGLISSQKAGQWHFFKRNEETIQAFLDALITELSAPL; translated from the coding sequence ATGTCCATCGACCTCGACGAAATAATAAAAGCCCTGGCGCACCCAGTACGGCGAGACATCCTCAACTGGCTGAAAGACCCAAAAGTGCAATTCCCCGAGCAACTGCACAACCACGAATACGGCATCTGTGCCGGGCAGATCGACCAGCGCTGCGGCTTGTCCCAGTCCACCGTGTCGGCGCACCTGGCGACGTTGCAACGCGCGGGGTTGATCAGCAGCCAGAAGGCCGGGCAGTGGCACTTTTTCAAACGCAACGAGGAAACCATCCAAGCCTTCCTCGATGCGCTCATCACCGAACTCAGCGCACCGCTGTAA
- a CDS encoding ACP phosphodiesterase translates to MNYLAHLHLGGQLPAQLLGSLYGDFVKGRLQGQFNPQIEAAIQLHRSIDRFTDSHPLVGEALSRFSLTRRRYAGIVLDVFFDHCLARDWALYADQPLERFTAQVYRVLAAEPQLPGRLAQIAPWMAADDWLGSYREFAVMEQVLRGISRRLSQPQELGFAMQELRELYEPLSEDFRVFYPELQVFAQTQLITEI, encoded by the coding sequence ATGAATTATCTCGCACATCTGCACCTCGGCGGCCAACTTCCTGCACAACTGCTGGGCAGCCTCTATGGCGATTTCGTCAAAGGCCGCCTGCAAGGCCAGTTCAACCCGCAAATCGAAGCAGCGATCCAGCTGCACCGTTCGATCGACCGGTTTACCGACAGCCACCCGTTGGTGGGGGAGGCGTTGTCGCGCTTCAGCCTGACCCGCAGGCGGTATGCCGGCATCGTCCTCGATGTGTTTTTCGATCACTGCCTGGCGCGGGACTGGGCGCTGTACGCCGACCAGCCGCTGGAGCGCTTCACCGCGCAGGTGTACCGCGTGCTGGCGGCCGAGCCGCAATTGCCGGGGCGGCTGGCGCAGATAGCGCCGTGGATGGCGGCGGATGATTGGCTGGGGTCTTATCGCGAGTTCGCGGTGATGGAACAGGTGTTGCGCGGGATTTCGCGGCGGTTGTCGCAGCCGCAGGAGTTGGGGTTTGCGATGCAGGAATTGCGCGAGTTGTATGAGCCGTTGAGTGAAGACTTCCGAGTCTTCTACCCCGAGTTGCAGGTGTTTGCACAAACCCAACTGATTACTGAGATCTAA
- a CDS encoding 1-acyl-sn-glycerol-3-phosphate acyltransferase, whose protein sequence is MSRLRVYGRIARVLVVVGLGLSMASVFGLFERLGIANSMVRRQRWSRFFMARLTNALPFRVTVHGELPQQPMLWVSNHVSWTDIPLLGAVAPMSFLSKAEVRTWPVAGWLAAKAGSLFIRRGSGDSQLIRKQMTRHLEQQHPLLMFPEGTTTDGRSLRTFHGRLLASAIDADVSLQPVAIRYLRDGQVDPMAPFIGDDDLLSHLMRLFANDQGDVEIHLLKPIACAGQERAALAYQAQQAVQKVLFGPVPEAEEVEARPAFAA, encoded by the coding sequence ATGAGCCGTCTGCGGGTGTACGGGCGCATTGCTCGCGTGCTGGTGGTGGTGGGGCTGGGCTTGAGCATGGCCAGTGTGTTTGGCCTGTTCGAGCGCCTGGGCATTGCCAACTCGATGGTGCGGCGCCAGCGTTGGTCGCGGTTTTTCATGGCACGGCTGACCAACGCCCTGCCCTTTCGCGTGACCGTGCACGGTGAGTTGCCGCAACAGCCAATGCTGTGGGTGAGCAATCACGTGTCGTGGACCGATATCCCGTTGCTGGGCGCGGTGGCGCCCATGTCGTTTCTGTCCAAGGCCGAAGTGCGCACCTGGCCGGTGGCCGGCTGGCTGGCGGCGAAGGCCGGTAGCTTGTTCATTCGTCGCGGCTCGGGCGACAGCCAGCTGATCCGCAAGCAGATGACCCGCCATCTGGAGCAACAGCACCCGCTGCTGATGTTTCCCGAAGGCACCACCACCGATGGGCGCAGCCTGCGCACCTTCCACGGGCGCTTGCTGGCCAGTGCGATTGATGCGGATGTGTCACTGCAACCCGTGGCGATCCGCTATCTGCGCGACGGCCAGGTCGACCCGATGGCGCCGTTTATTGGTGATGATGATTTGCTCTCGCACCTGATGCGCCTGTTTGCCAATGACCAGGGCGATGTGGAAATTCATCTGCTCAAGCCGATTGCCTGTGCCGGGCAGGAACGTGCGGCGTTGGCGTATCAGGCGCAGCAAGCGGTGCAGAAGGTGTTGTTTGGGCCGGTGCCGGAGGCTGAAGAGGTAGAGGCTCGACCTGCATTTGCAGCCTGA
- the olsB gene encoding L-ornithine N(alpha)-acyltransferase, with the protein MTQIARISDTGNERRLQAERLVGAQALQEAQALRFNVFSGEFNAKLKGAELGLDMDDYDVHCSHIGVRDLNSGRLVATTRLLDHAAASTLGRFYSEEEFSLHGLLHLQGPILEIGRTCVDPAYRNGGTIAVLWGELAEVLNQGGYSYLMGCASIPMHDGGIQAHAIMQRLRERYLCNEHLRAEPKKPLPALDLPSNVIAEMPPLLKAYMRLGAKICGEPCWDEDFQVADVFILLKRDELCPRYARHFKAAM; encoded by the coding sequence ATGACTCAGATCGCCCGCATCAGCGACACCGGCAATGAACGCCGTCTGCAAGCCGAACGCCTGGTTGGCGCACAGGCGTTGCAGGAAGCCCAGGCCTTGCGGTTCAACGTGTTCAGCGGCGAGTTCAACGCCAAGCTGAAAGGCGCGGAACTGGGTCTGGACATGGATGACTATGATGTTCACTGCAGCCACATCGGCGTGCGGGACTTGAACAGCGGTCGCTTGGTGGCCACCACCCGTTTGCTCGACCACGCGGCCGCCAGCACCCTGGGCCGGTTCTACAGTGAAGAAGAATTCAGCCTGCATGGCTTGCTGCACCTGCAAGGGCCGATCCTGGAAATCGGCCGCACCTGCGTCGACCCGGCCTACCGCAACGGTGGCACCATCGCCGTGTTGTGGGGCGAATTGGCCGAGGTCCTCAACCAGGGCGGCTACAGCTACCTGATGGGTTGCGCGAGCATCCCGATGCACGACGGCGGCATCCAGGCCCACGCGATCATGCAGCGCCTGCGCGAACGTTACCTGTGCAACGAACACCTGCGCGCCGAACCGAAGAAACCCCTGCCGGCCCTGGATTTGCCGTCCAACGTCATCGCGGAAATGCCGCCGTTGCTCAAGGCCTACATGCGCCTGGGCGCGAAGATCTGCGGCGAGCCGTGCTGGGACGAAGATTTCCAGGTGGCCGACGTGTTCATCCTGCTCAAGCGCGATGAGCTTTGCCCGCGTTACGCCCGCCACTTCAAGGCGGCCATGTAA
- a CDS encoding amidase produces MIRRRPFTSLLLVLLLALVGWAWHERVNLQAFPDIIAAYTAKEYCSCRYVANNPAEYCRRYVKQYVPTSAFSDNPERSEVTASGMGRTHTARWLGDRQGCRLNP; encoded by the coding sequence ATGATCCGTCGCCGGCCGTTTACCAGTCTGCTGCTGGTGTTGTTGCTCGCGCTGGTGGGTTGGGCGTGGCACGAACGCGTCAACCTGCAAGCCTTCCCCGACATCATTGCAGCGTACACCGCCAAGGAGTATTGCTCGTGCCGGTATGTGGCGAACAACCCGGCCGAGTATTGCCGGCGTTATGTGAAGCAATACGTGCCCACCAGCGCGTTCAGCGATAACCCCGAGCGCAGTGAAGTGACTGCCAGCGGCATGGGGCGTACGCACACGGCACGCTGGCTCGGCGACCGTCAGGGCTGTCGCCTGAACCCCTGA
- a CDS encoding YceI family protein: MLIKPLAFALLAAVAVPAHADWYLDNESSRLSFVTTKNTDIAEVQRFLVLHGKVDGAGAAQVEVELESVNSGIPLRDERMRNDLFQIKTFPDALIRAQINLQPINDLAPGAQLELRLPLSVTLHGKTQTYSAELLATRLDDRRFQVVTLEPVVLHAEDFELMPGVAALRKAAGLASISLSVPVGAVLIFTAR, from the coding sequence ATGCTGATCAAACCCCTGGCCTTCGCCCTGCTGGCCGCCGTTGCCGTGCCTGCCCATGCCGACTGGTACCTGGATAACGAATCGTCACGCCTGTCCTTCGTCACCACCAAGAACACCGACATCGCCGAGGTGCAGCGCTTTTTGGTGTTGCACGGCAAGGTTGACGGCGCTGGCGCCGCGCAAGTGGAAGTGGAGCTGGAGTCGGTCAACAGTGGTATCCCGCTGCGCGACGAGCGTATGCGCAATGACCTGTTCCAGATCAAGACCTTCCCCGACGCGCTGATCCGCGCGCAGATCAACCTGCAACCGATCAACGACCTGGCCCCTGGCGCGCAGTTGGAACTGCGCCTGCCCTTGAGCGTGACCCTGCACGGCAAGACCCAGACCTACAGCGCCGAGCTGCTGGCCACGCGCCTGGATGACCGGCGCTTCCAGGTAGTGACCCTGGAGCCTGTGGTATTGCATGCCGAGGATTTTGAGCTGATGCCGGGTGTCGCCGCATTGCGCAAGGCGGCCGGTCTGGCGTCGATCAGTTTGTCGGTGCCGGTGGGTGCGGTGCTGATCTTCACGGCGCGCTGA